The following nucleotide sequence is from Crinalium epipsammum PCC 9333.
GCAGCACGAGGTACTGAGTGCTTTGATTTGCTATATGAAACTGCTTCAACTTATAAGCAATGGCAGAAGAAGCTCTTATTTGATATCACTCCTTATGTCTCTGAAACTGTTTGTAAGCAGTACTTAGAAGCTAGTGATATTAATCCCCCTGATGATGCTGTGATCATAGGAATTAAATCCTTTAAAGGCACAAACAAAACTGGTTCACTAGCTGAATGCGTGAGAGATTTTATTGCCGATGGTAAGCGAGTATTAGGAGTTGTCCATCGTCAACAATTAGCTGCTGTCAATGCCTCCAGATTCGGTGTAGACTATCTTAATGATCTGAAGCAATCTTTTACTCAATCATTACAAGGATATTTTCTCTGTCATCACAGTTTACACCCCCACAGTAAAGCTAAATTTGACCCCCACTCCTGGGATCAAGGTCTGGCTGTATTTGACGAAATCGAGCAAGTAATCTGGGATTTACTAGACAGCAGTTTGATTAAAGAATTTAGAATCTTAATTATCGAAACCCTCGCATCAGTTTTACAGAACATTGTTAGAGGCGGGGGGAAAATTTACATCATGGATGCTGATCTAAGCCCCATCAGTATTCAGTTCCTTTACAGTTTGTTAGGTGAGAAAGTTAAAACTTGGGTACTGCACAACACTTATCTTCCCACTGACAGAGAACGACATTTATATGTTTACAACAATCCTAAACAGCTAGTAAACAAGGCTTTAGATACTGCTAAAAAAGATCAGAAGATTATTGTTCATACCTCTGGACAGAAGCATAAAAGCAAATTTGGCACTCGGAATTTAGAAGCCCTTTTCAATAAAGAATGCTTCGGAAAAAATATTTTACGGATTGACGGTGAATCAACTCGTGATCCTAATCATCCTGCTTACAGATGTATCGGCTCTGACTTAAATAAACAACTTATTGATTATGATATCGTCATTACCTCTCCATCTTTAGAGACTGGCGTAAGCATCGACGTTAGAGGTCATTTTAATGCGGTATTTGGAATTGCTCAAGGCGTACAAACTGTTAACAGTTTCTGTCAAACTATCGAGAGAATCAGGGAAGATATACCCCGCCATATATTCGTAGCCCCCAGAGGATTGCCTAGCTGTTTCGTGGGCAATGGTTCCACTGATATCAAAGGTTTATTAGCTTCAACTCATCAACTAGCTAAAGCTCACATTAGTCTACTCGCACAACTCAACAATGATGGAACAGAAACCGAATACTTTGATAGCCCCCTAATTACTTGGGCTAAGTTGGGAGTATTAATTAATCAAGGAATGCTGAACTATCAAGAGTCAATCCTTGAGAAGTTAGAGGCAGATGGCTATGAGATTTTAGAGCCAGAGCCGGATGAGGAAATAGTAGATTTATCAAAGGAGATTACCGAATCTAGAGATAAAATTTATCAGGAATATTGCCACGATGTTCCCAATTCATATACCTTGTCACCTGATGAATTTAACCAACTACAAAATCAACAATCTCGTACTGAAGATGAATTACTCTCAGAGAAAAAATTCCTGCTCAATAGAAACTACCAAATAGAGGTTACGCCAGAATTAGTAGAGGCAGACGATGATGGCTTAAGCCCAAAACTCAAACTGCTCTACTACTCAACTATTGGTCGAGAATATTTACCAGAGCGTGATAAAAAAGCTTTAGCTAGTTTAACAGAGTATAGCGATAAGAAAGTTTGGAAGCCTGACTTAA
It contains:
- a CDS encoding plasmid replication protein, CyRepA1 family; translated protein: MIYPQHLEEWRNSAVAQDIIELNVRSLSGNEAYEAILYALPNTERRNDGRLRDYWLRKYHHFDYGGWHCTGVDVITLKESQWGCFKPNKPRVEEFNGFGDVPKVKTVKYEHPVKTPTEIFALKVPRHIWQAIAERYGLEIEGDNFWDWVIAHPEIPIILVEGAKKAGAVLTANYIAIALPGIFSGYRQPRDEFGNNTGLKYLIPQLEVFAVEGREFYFCFDNDQNSKTIQNVRTAITNTSKLLIKRKCTVKLIQWNFKEKGVDDLIAARGTECFDLLYETASTYKQWQKKLLFDITPYVSETVCKQYLEASDINPPDDAVIIGIKSFKGTNKTGSLAECVRDFIADGKRVLGVVHRQQLAAVNASRFGVDYLNDLKQSFTQSLQGYFLCHHSLHPHSKAKFDPHSWDQGLAVFDEIEQVIWDLLDSSLIKEFRILIIETLASVLQNIVRGGGKIYIMDADLSPISIQFLYSLLGEKVKTWVLHNTYLPTDRERHLYVYNNPKQLVNKALDTAKKDQKIIVHTSGQKHKSKFGTRNLEALFNKECFGKNILRIDGESTRDPNHPAYRCIGSDLNKQLIDYDIVITSPSLETGVSIDVRGHFNAVFGIAQGVQTVNSFCQTIERIREDIPRHIFVAPRGLPSCFVGNGSTDIKGLLASTHQLAKAHISLLAQLNNDGTETEYFDSPLITWAKLGVLINQGMLNYQESILEKLEADGYEILEPEPDEEIVDLSKEITESRDKIYQEYCHDVPNSYTLSPDEFNQLQNQQSRTEDELLSEKKFLLNRNYQIEVTPELVEADDDGLSPKLKLLYYSTIGREYLPERDKKALASLTEYSDKKVWKPDLNKRLLGIKVKLVELFLSRFLEGDSTFTPSDLQAWHLQLYVSRHDIKTAIGVTIKEDSSPIRTANALLALVGAKLAPTGEKRGVRGEQEKVYKCVSLVQHWADQIFPAWLERDKSQNVSSSDTVVQNPYINRSNQVCTTDLVCTTSQIESQQLDLINPVAKQKPELNPPHSEQSASLVGRRARAFATRYNPAGEGVIVVDRGYSKSVEIQLDSGRVVFCSVDQYEVV